cccgcctctttctcgcttgctagctaacctgtttgttttgtgtgatttggatgcaccgcggctggtgctgttgcagttgagctgtgctgtgctgtgctgtgctgtgctgtgctgtgctgtgctgtgctgtgctgtgctgtgctgtgctgagtcagtggtgtttgatgttccatgttgtttatgttgcagagacgaggaagcatgactggcttgattttgttgcgtacacgaggaggaagaatgtaactaatccgtggtcattgtattttctctacgagataaagaaacgatagagtcttcaaatagtaagtagtgatgctttatagtagcgatatatgtttgaagtgttctcctcccaccgatcatgttagttaagcaggcaggccgtttgtgcgtggcctgccggcaggaacaatttgcaatttgaaggttttgtgtcgttaacgtttgttgcaaatgggttctatgtgagcgtgtaattctgtctgtgtccctcttgaaaggaagacaaggttggttacgtgacatgcaaaagattaggttgtgacactcttctttgttgtgtgtgtgtgtctgccattgccacggacactgcattgcagtgttctgtggactttgaatgtgttttatttgtcttgtctgtgctttgcgttggctggagaattgtgtttttgatgtcacaaatgtcaaacgttaatggaattgaacagcacgcgcagttatcacgctagcgcgcgcgccattgcaagtgactgcaaaaaggagatttgatttgagaaacaactggcgcttgcttgcttgcttgcttgcttgcttgcttgcttgcttgcttgcttgcttgcttgcttgcacgtcgaaaaaaaatgttctacaagtaaattgagttaatacagtgagttatcgttgtgtaatagttaaatgtcgggtgatggcaggggacaaaacaaggaagcctacgacacggggtattcccaggcggtcacccatccaagtactaaccccgcccgacagagcttaacttcggtgatcggacgagaaccggtgttttccctgtggtatggtcgtagacaaggaaatcatcgcgaaaatttgctctcttataaggggaattgaaagagagggttacttgtctagttgtttggttggtggctgtcgagcaacacagggagcagtgaccactgccgtcagaaaggaaggcttgctgttgtgttgttgcacttgcaggctggcattctgggcaaggcagtcgggtctgcaatagcaccaccatatcttctgtgcaggagccgtgcagcactctggctggcgtgggccattttgggcatcgcttctcggccttttggctaagttgcggtctgtgacgttctcgttttaTTCCTTTCAGGTCAGGATGTCAATACAAGATGAGTTCCCGAAAAGTGTGGTGTTACACTTCCCGCCAAGTGTCTACCAAAGGATTGGTGCAGCCGAGATGTTACCAAATTTGTTGGAGTCTTTGAAGATTGAAGACCTGCGCTGTGTCCAATTTCTACGTAACGGCAGAGTTCGTGTGTCTTTCTTTGAGAAAGAAACTCGTGACCGTCTCCTGTCAGAAGGCATGCGCTTTGAGGACCAAGAGATCCCTGTCACCAAAGATGGCCAAAAAGTCACCGTCGTGTACATCCGGGACCTCCCTTACGAAGTTGCAAGCGATGACGTGATCGACTTCTTCTCTTCATACGGCGAAGTCCTTACTGCTGAACGTTCCGTGTCCGCCAAGTTCCCTAACCTCTGCAATGGCAATCGGATCCTCAAAATGATCCTAAACGATGATCTTCCGTACTTCCTGTCTGTTTGTGGTTGTCGGTGTCGCGTCTGGTATCGTGGTCAACCtattcagtgtgttgtttgtcgtGCGATTGGTCATCGGGCCCAGGCCTGCCCACTGTCTGGCCGGTGCCGTTACTGTCATCAggttggccatatggccagagactgTGCGCAGGCCTGGGACCCGCTTCCTACTGTTGTTAATGTTGATGATTCGTGTATGTCTGATTCCACTATAGTTCCTGAGCCTGATCCTGTGAATATTACTGTGGACAATCCGCCTGATCTTAATTCTGCTGCCGCTTCACCTGTTCCTGCTGATGATCGTGTTAAAGATAAACCACCTGATAAACCGCCTGATCCTGTTCCTGTTGCTGATCCTGTGAAACCGCCTGATAAGACTCCTGTCGATGCGCCAATGCCCGCTCCTCCTGTTGCTGATAAGACTCCTGTTTCAACCGATGTGCCAATGCCCGCTCCTACTAAACCTCGTGGGTCCAAATCTTCTCGCCCCTTGATGTCTGCTAATATGTTTTGTAATCATGTTTCTAGGGTCTTTAGGACTCTCGAGTTCCCAGAGTTTAGTGCTACTGGCAAAGAGTGGGACTCAAGGGCGAAAGCTTATCTAAGAGCACAAGTCAAGGCTGCGTTCATTTCTAAAGACATTGCTGTAACTAATAGTGATCTTCGATCGTGGCAAGAGTCTGATGTTCGCATTGTCTCCAACCATCTTTGTAGGACGTTTTCGGTTTATCAAGCTCCTTTGTTAGAATTTGTTCTCGGTGTAATTAAGTCCTTCTGGATCAGTGCAAAGAAAAGTAGTCCGCCTGCTTCTAAATAAGTATTTgtgtaactttgtttttttgtgatttcgaaGTATACGTGTGACTTAAGAGAACCTTAACTTTAGGAAAGCCTTAACTTTaggaaattatctgtacatatgtatataataattttctgaataaagttttaaaatacaaaaaaatctgttcttatcagcttaatatctgatacgctgctcattgagcagctcatatattaaactgatttttggaaccgggctgtggaaaagaggcttgcctcgtcccagccacgggttgcctcggtatagcactacctccgagcgcggcccacttccctctggggaagaaacaatcaattgaaaagagcttgaccgttatcttccctaaccttgtggcttgttgttgtttccacagacacacagacagacacggccggctgtgagttgagcaagtgacggaggacggacaaggaagcaccacaagggatcagcgcgcaagctccgtaatgcggtggcaggctgcgtcagaaaagttcatacttacctgacgcgggaggcactgtgatcaaggaggcagtcctctcaaggtgaggccctttcattgcacttcgatcgggttgacccttgcgattaccccaaatgtgggtaactcgagcgtataatttctggtagtggggacctgcgttcgcgctagtccccgcctctttctcgcttgctagctaacctgtttgttttgtgtgatttggatgcaccgcggctggtgctgttgcagttgagctgtgctgtgctgtgctgtgctgtgctgtgctgtgctgtgctgtgctgtgctgtgctgtgctgtgctgagtcagtggtgtttgatgttccatgttgtttatgttgcagagacgaggaagcatgactggcttgattttgttgcgtacacgaggaggaagaatgtaactaatccgtggtcattgtattttctctacgagataaagaaacgatagagtcttcaaatagtaagtagtgatgctttatagtagcgatatatgtttgaagtgttctcctcccaccgatcatgttagttaagcaggcaggccgtttgtgcgtggcctgccggcaggaacaatttgcaatttgaaggttttgtgtcgttaacgtttgttgcaaatgggttctatgtgagcgtgtaattctgtctgtgtccctcttgaaaggaagacaaggttggttacgtgacatgcaaaagattaggttgtgacactcttctttgttgtgtgtgtgtgtctgccattgccacggacactgcattgcagtgttctgtggactttgaatgtgttttatttgtcttgtctgtgctttgcgttggctggagaattgtgtttttgatgtcacaaatgtcaaacgttaatggaattgaacagcacgcgcagttatcacgctagcgcgcgcgccattgcaagtgactgcaaaaaggagatttgatttgagaaacaactggcgcttgcttgcttgcttgcttgcttgcttgcttgcttgcttgcttgcttgcttgcttgcttgcacgtcgaaaaaaaatgttctacaagtaaattgagttaatacagtgagttatcgttgtgtaatagttaaatgtcgggtgatggcaggggacaaaacaaggaagcctacgacacggggtattcccaggcggtcacccatccaagtactaaccccgcccgacagagcttaacttcggtgatcggacgagaaccggtgttttccctgtggtatggtcgtagacaaggaaatcatcgcgaaaatttgctctcttataaggggaattgaaagagagggttacttgtctagttgtttggttggtggctgtcgagcaacacagggagcagtgaccactgccgtcagaaaggaaggcttgctgttgtgttgttgcacttgcaggctggcattctgggcaaggcagtcgggtctgcaatagcaccaccatatcttctgtgcaggagccgtgcagcactctggctggcgtgggccattggCTGGcgtggccattttgggcatcgcttctcgctggttttggctaagatcaagtgtgtatctgttcttatcagcttaatatctgatacagCTCATGGGCACCACTCAAACTGATTTTGGCTAAGGCTAttaattaaactgatttttggaacctcTTGcccgtcccagccacgggttgcctcggtatagcactacctccgagcgcggcccacttccctctggggaagagaaacaaattgaaaagagcttgaccgttatcttccctaaccttgtgtgcttgttgttgtttccacatggacacacagacagacacggccggctgtgagttgagcaagtgacggaggacggacaaggaagcaccacaagggatcagcgcgcaagctccgtaatgcggtggcaggcttgcgtcagaaaagttcatttacctgacgcgggaggcacttgATCAAACACAAGGCAGtttcctctcaaggtgaggccctttcattgcacttcgatcgggttgacccttgcgatttgAAGTAGAGCGTATAAATGGTAGTACTCGCGCAAGCGAATATTTCAGATGCTAGAATTTACAAGGTTTGCGCTTGCTGgttaaaatacgatttttttaTGCAAAATTCGCGTGTTCGTTCCGTGTTAATTGAAATTTGCATTCAAAAGTGTGTTCGATCGGGTTGACAAGTTGCGATGCTTGCTGTGCTGTTTGAAACTCGAGCTGTATAATTTCTGGTGTTTAGGGAGTCTGCGTTCGCGATAGTTCCCGCCTCTTTTCTAGCTGTTGTTTAGAGCTACATAGagcctgtttgttttgtgtgattttgttgcgtacacgcgTGGAGACTGGTGCTGCAATCCGTGGTACTTTTGTATGCTTTTCTACGAATGCTGATGAGTTTCAAAGTAGTgctgatgctttatagtagcgatattgCTTTGAAGTGTTACGCTCCCACCGTTTTCTGTTGTTAAGCAGTCGAGCCGTTTGtttggcctgccggcaggaacatgTTGTTTAGGTTTTGCAgagtcgttaacgtttgttgcaaaggGTTCGGATGTGAGCTTGTGAATCTGTCTCTGTGTTGCCCTCTTGAAATAACAAGGTGTCTTGTCCGTATTTTTGCCAGGTAAAGAAATCcataggttgtgacactcttctttagCTTGAGTgttgtgtgtctgccattgccacggacactgcattgcagttgCGATATATTTGACTTTGAAGTGTtttcccaccgatcatgttagtgcAGTTTCAGAAGTTTTCAGGCGTGTTTGGCAGTGAACAGGCCAGTTATGgccacgctagcgcgcgcgccattgcaattgcaaaagggttttttttgtcgttaacgtttgcgcttgcttgcttgcttgcttgcttgcttctATGCTTGGTGTAATTCTGCTgttccctcttgaaaggaaaaaatgtttaCGTGACATTGAGTTAATTGTGATTTCTTTTTGTAATAGTTGTGTCGgttctgccattgccacggacactgcaaaCAGTGGAAGCTTTGGACTTTGAACGGGTTTttcggtcacccatccaagtacgtaaccccgcccgacagagcttttGTCGGACGAGAatgtgttttccctgtggtatggtctgACTGTTTAATAATATCCGTGAGGCG
The Acropora muricata isolate sample 2 unplaced genomic scaffold, ASM3666990v1 scaffold_291, whole genome shotgun sequence genome window above contains:
- the LOC136901426 gene encoding uncharacterized protein; the encoded protein is MSIQDEFPKSVVLHFPPSVYQRIGAAEMLPNLLESLKIEDLRCVQFLRNGRVRVSFFEKETRDRLLSEGMRFEDQEIPVTKDGQKVTVVYIRDLPYEVASDDVIDFFSSYGEVLTAERSVSAKFPNLCNGNRILKMILNDDLPYFLSVCGCRCRVWYRGQPIQCVVCRAIGHRAQACPLSGRCRYCHQVGHMARDCAQAWDPLPTVVNVDDSCMSDSTIVPEPDPVNITVDNPPDLNSAAASPVPADDRVKDKPPDKPPDPVPVADPVKPPDKTPVDAPMPAPPVADKTPVSTDVPMPAPTKPRGSKSSRPLMSANMFCNHVSRVFRTLEFPEFSATGKEWDSRAKAYLRAQVKAAFISKDIAVTNSDLRSWQESDVRIVSNHLCRTFSVYQAPLLEFVLGVIKSFWISAKKSSPPASK